From the Solanum pennellii chromosome 4, SPENNV200 genome, one window contains:
- the LOC107017279 gene encoding nuclear transcription factor Y subunit B-3-like codes for MTGKKTLNSSVESPLSSNTSDNFSKELDKFLPIANVSRIMKKSLPSNAKISKEAKETVQECVSEFISFITGEASDKCQREKRKTINGDDLLWAMTTLGFENYVGPLKGYLNKYRESEGEKNSMARNDETSHEPIITSTNNIIGTSYNNNNNNNNNVTSFSLARPEFIQSYKQNYGENLTSKANLHGVGW; via the coding sequence atgaCCGGGAAAAAAACCCTAAATAGCTCGGTAGAAAGCCCGTTATCGAGCAACACATCCGATAACTTCTCTAAAGAACTAGACAAGTTCCTTCCTATAGCTAATGTTAGTAGAATCATGAAAAAATCTCTCCCATCCAACGCGAAAATCTCGAAAGAAGCTAAAGAAACCGTTCAAGAGTGTGTGTCTGAGTTCATTAGCTTCATCACGGGCGAAGCATCGGATAAATGTCAAAGAGAGAAGAGGAAGACCATCAATGGAGATGATCTTTTATGGGCTATGACAACATTAGGGTTTGAAAATTATGTTGGACCTTTAAAAGGTTATTTAAATAAGTATAGAGAAAGTGAAGGGGAAAAAAATAGCATGGCTAGAAATGATGAAACTTCACATGAACCAATTATAACTAgtacaaataatattattggtactagttataataataataataataataataataatgttacaAGTTTCTCATTAGCAAGGCCTGAATTTATTCAGAGCTATAAACAAAATTATGGTGAGAATTTGACGTCTAAAGCTAATCTTCATGGGGTTGGGTGgtag